In a single window of the Pseudopipra pipra isolate bDixPip1 chromosome Z, bDixPip1.hap1, whole genome shotgun sequence genome:
- the NADK2 gene encoding NAD kinase 2, mitochondrial isoform X1 produces the protein MFAARGFPCARLRLAGRPAARRSALLCHGAAAAAPPAPPGLPLLGGARRRLLALGGLSPSAAAAGRGAAGAAPCEPRRRERGGPGAAGGGFRPSRVAVVVKTTRYEFEQQRYRYAGLSEEDLKQLLALKGSNYAGLLERHRIHTKNVEHVVDSLRNERIEVRLVKRREYNEETVRWADAVISAGGDGTMLLAASKVFDKFKPVIGVNTDPERSEGHLCLPVRYTRSFPEALQKLYRGEFRWQWRQRIRLYLEGTGINPTPVDLHEQQLSQEQHSRAHINERFQDQGSDISGPHLLPVRALNEVFIGESLSSRASYYEISVDDGPWEKQKSSGLNVCTGTGSKAWSYNINKVAHQAVEEILKIAKKRGSLDMPLNTDLVQKVTNDFNESLLYSPEEPKMFFSVREPIVNRVFSSSRQRGFSSKVCVRSRCWDACMVVDGGTSFEFNDGAIASILIDTQDALCTVLLEE, from the exons ATGTTCGCCGCACGGGGCTTCCCCTGCGCCCGCCTCCGTCtcgccggccggccggccgctCGCCGCTCCGCCCTGCTCTGCcacggggcggcggcggcggctccccccgccccgccggggctgCCGCTGCTCGGCGGCGCCCGCCGACGCCTGCTCGCCCTCGGCGGGCTGAGCCCctccgcggcggcggcggggcggggggcggcgggagccgcgCCATGCGAgccgcggcggcgggagcgcggcgggccgggggcggcgggcggcgggttCCGGCCGTCGCGGGTGGCCGTAGTGGTGAAGACGACGCGGTACGAGTTCGAGCAGCAGCGGTACCGCTACGCCGGGCTCTCCGAGGAGGACCTCAAGCAGCTG CTTGCCTTGAAAGGATCTAACTATGCTGGTCTGCTGGAGCGGCATCGCATCCATACAAAAAATGTGGAGCATGTTGTAGACAGTTTAAG GAATGAGAGGATCGAAGTTCGCCTTGTTAAACGTCGAGAATATAATGAAGAGACAGTTCGGTGGGCAGATGCTGTTATATCTGCAGGAG GTGATGGTACAATGTTGTTGGCAGCCAGTAAGGTTTTTGATAAATTTAAACCAGTCATTGGAGTAAATACTGATCCTGAAAG ATCTGAGGGTCACTTGTGCTTGCCTGTGAGATACACACGTTCATTTCCCGAAGCACTACAGAAGCTTTATCGTGGTGAGTTCAG GTGGCAGTGGCGGCAAAGAATCCGATTGTATCTCGAAGGAACTGGTATTAACCCAACCCCTGTAGATTTACATGAACAGCAGCTGAGCCAAGAGCAACACAGCAGGGCTCACATAAATGAAAGATTCCAGGATCAAG GATCTGACATTTCTGGTCCACATCTTTTACCCGTGAGAGCACTCAATGAAGTCTTCATTGGGGAATCTCTTTCATCCAG GGCCTCCTATTATGAAATATCAGTTGATGATGGTCCTTGGGAAAAACAGAAGAGTTCAGGGCTTAATGTGTGTACTGGAACAGGATCAAAAGCATG GTCCTATAATATTAACAAGGTTGCACATCAAGCTGTTGAAGAGATCCTTAAGATCG CAAAAAAGCGTGGAAGTTTGGATATGCCATTGAACACGGACTTAGTGCAAAAAG TAACAAATGATTTCAATGAGTCTCTGCTCTACAGTCCAGAGGAACCAAAGATGTTTTTCAGTGTTCGAGAACCTATTGTAAACAGGGTTTTTTCAAGTAGCCGTCAGCGTGGCTTCTCTTCAAA
- the NADK2 gene encoding NAD kinase 2, mitochondrial isoform X2, with product MFAARGFPCARLRLAGRPAARRSALLCHGAAAAAPPAPPGLPLLGGARRRLLALGGLSPSAAAAGRGAAGAAPCEPRRRERGGPGAAGGGFRPSRVAVVVKTTRYEFEQQRYRYAGLSEEDLKQLLALKGSNYAGLLERHRIHTKNVEHVVDSLRNERIEVRLVKRREYNEETVRWADAVISAGGDGTMLLAASKVFDKFKPVIGVNTDPERSEGHLCLPVRYTRSFPEALQKLYRGEFRWQWRQRIRLYLEGTGINPTPVDLHEQQLSQEQHSRAHINERFQDQGSDISGPHLLPVRALNEVFIGESLSSRENFKSCKPSFKFSLHRASYYEISVDDGPWEKQKSSGLNVCTGTGSKAWSYNINKVAHQAVEEILKIAKKRGSLDMPLNTDLVQKVTNDFNESLLYSPEEPKMFFSVREPIVNRVFSSSRQRGFSSKVCVRSRCWDACMVVDGGTSFEFNDGAIASILIDTQDALCTVLLEE from the exons ATGTTCGCCGCACGGGGCTTCCCCTGCGCCCGCCTCCGTCtcgccggccggccggccgctCGCCGCTCCGCCCTGCTCTGCcacggggcggcggcggcggctccccccgccccgccggggctgCCGCTGCTCGGCGGCGCCCGCCGACGCCTGCTCGCCCTCGGCGGGCTGAGCCCctccgcggcggcggcggggcggggggcggcgggagccgcgCCATGCGAgccgcggcggcgggagcgcggcgggccgggggcggcgggcggcgggttCCGGCCGTCGCGGGTGGCCGTAGTGGTGAAGACGACGCGGTACGAGTTCGAGCAGCAGCGGTACCGCTACGCCGGGCTCTCCGAGGAGGACCTCAAGCAGCTG CTTGCCTTGAAAGGATCTAACTATGCTGGTCTGCTGGAGCGGCATCGCATCCATACAAAAAATGTGGAGCATGTTGTAGACAGTTTAAG GAATGAGAGGATCGAAGTTCGCCTTGTTAAACGTCGAGAATATAATGAAGAGACAGTTCGGTGGGCAGATGCTGTTATATCTGCAGGAG GTGATGGTACAATGTTGTTGGCAGCCAGTAAGGTTTTTGATAAATTTAAACCAGTCATTGGAGTAAATACTGATCCTGAAAG ATCTGAGGGTCACTTGTGCTTGCCTGTGAGATACACACGTTCATTTCCCGAAGCACTACAGAAGCTTTATCGTGGTGAGTTCAG GTGGCAGTGGCGGCAAAGAATCCGATTGTATCTCGAAGGAACTGGTATTAACCCAACCCCTGTAGATTTACATGAACAGCAGCTGAGCCAAGAGCAACACAGCAGGGCTCACATAAATGAAAGATTCCAGGATCAAG GATCTGACATTTCTGGTCCACATCTTTTACCCGTGAGAGCACTCAATGAAGTCTTCATTGGGGAATCTCTTTCATCCAG GGAGAACTTTAAGTCCTGCAAACCCAGTTTTAAATTCTCGCTTCATAGGGCCTCCTATTATGAAATATCAGTTGATGATGGTCCTTGGGAAAAACAGAAGAGTTCAGGGCTTAATGTGTGTACTGGAACAGGATCAAAAGCATG GTCCTATAATATTAACAAGGTTGCACATCAAGCTGTTGAAGAGATCCTTAAGATCG CAAAAAAGCGTGGAAGTTTGGATATGCCATTGAACACGGACTTAGTGCAAAAAG TAACAAATGATTTCAATGAGTCTCTGCTCTACAGTCCAGAGGAACCAAAGATGTTTTTCAGTGTTCGAGAACCTATTGTAAACAGGGTTTTTTCAAGTAGCCGTCAGCGTGGCTTCTCTTCAAA